One Bosea sp. 685 DNA segment encodes these proteins:
- the gatB gene encoding Asp-tRNA(Asn)/Glu-tRNA(Gln) amidotransferase subunit GatB gives MNAHVRPADPKKLIKGATGDWEVVIGMEIHAQVTSNAKLFSGASSAFGAEPNEHVSLVDAAMPGMLPVINAECIRQAVRTGLGLNAQINNRSVFDRKNYFYPDLPQGYQISQYKSPIVGEGEIAIDLSPTEQITVGIERLHLEQDAGKSIHDQHPTMSFVDLNRSGVALMEIVSKPDLRSAEEARAYVTKLRTILRYLGTCDGDMEKGNLRADVNVSVRKPGAELGTRCEIKNVNSIRFIGQAVEVEARRQIGVIEDGGTIDQETRLYDPGKGETRSMRSKEEAHDYRYFPDPDLLPLEFDDAFVAELKSVLPELPDAKKARFIAEYGLSPYDASVLVAEREQADYFEAVAKGRDGKAAANWVINELFGRLNKEGQDVGSSPVSASQLGGLVELIGQGVISGRIAKDLFEILWSEGGDPREIVEARGMKQVTDTGAIEKAVDELIAANPDKVEQVKAKPTMLGWFVGQAMKASGGKANPQALNEILKAKLGIE, from the coding sequence ATGAACGCGCATGTTCGCCCCGCCGACCCCAAGAAGCTGATCAAGGGAGCGACCGGCGATTGGGAAGTGGTGATCGGCATGGAAATCCATGCACAGGTGACCTCCAATGCGAAACTCTTCTCCGGCGCCTCCTCGGCGTTCGGCGCCGAGCCGAACGAGCATGTCAGCCTCGTCGATGCCGCCATGCCGGGCATGTTGCCGGTCATCAATGCCGAGTGCATCCGCCAGGCCGTGCGCACCGGCTTGGGCCTCAACGCCCAGATCAACAACCGTTCGGTCTTCGACCGCAAGAACTACTTCTATCCCGATCTGCCGCAGGGTTACCAGATCAGCCAGTACAAAAGCCCGATTGTCGGTGAGGGCGAGATCGCCATCGACCTGTCGCCGACCGAGCAGATCACGGTCGGCATCGAGCGCCTCCATTTGGAGCAGGACGCCGGCAAGTCGATCCATGACCAGCATCCGACGATGAGCTTCGTCGATCTCAACCGCTCGGGCGTGGCACTGATGGAGATCGTCTCGAAGCCGGATCTGCGCTCGGCCGAAGAGGCGCGCGCCTATGTCACCAAGCTGCGCACCATCCTGCGTTATCTCGGCACCTGCGATGGCGATATGGAGAAGGGCAATCTGCGCGCCGACGTGAACGTTTCGGTCCGCAAGCCCGGAGCGGAGCTGGGTACGCGCTGCGAGATCAAGAACGTCAACTCGATCCGCTTCATCGGCCAGGCGGTCGAGGTCGAGGCGCGCCGCCAGATCGGCGTCATCGAGGATGGCGGCACGATCGACCAGGAGACGCGGCTCTACGACCCCGGCAAAGGCGAGACGCGCTCGATGCGCTCCAAGGAAGAGGCGCATGACTACCGCTATTTCCCGGACCCGGACCTGCTGCCGCTCGAATTCGACGATGCCTTCGTCGCGGAGCTGAAGAGCGTTCTGCCGGAATTGCCGGACGCGAAGAAGGCGCGCTTCATCGCGGAATACGGCCTCTCGCCCTATGACGCCTCGGTGCTCGTCGCCGAGCGCGAGCAGGCCGACTATTTCGAGGCCGTGGCGAAAGGCCGCGACGGCAAGGCCGCTGCCAACTGGGTGATCAACGAGCTCTTCGGCCGGCTGAACAAGGAGGGCCAGGATGTCGGCTCCTCGCCGGTCTCGGCTTCCCAGCTCGGCGGGCTGGTCGAGCTGATCGGCCAGGGTGTCATCTCGGGCCGGATCGCCAAGGACCTGTTCGAGATCCTCTGGTCGGAAGGTGGCGACCCGCGTGAGATCGTCGAGGCCCGCGGCATGAAGCAGGTCACCGATACCGGCGCGATCGAGAAGGCGGTGGACGAGCTGATCGCCGCCAATCCCGACAAGGTCGAGCAGGTCAAGGCGAAGCCGACCATGCTGGGCTGGTTCGTCGGCCAGGCGATGAAGGCGTCCGGCGGCAAGGCCAACCCGCAGGCCCTGAACGAGATCCTGAAAGCCAAGCTGGGCATCGAGTGA
- a CDS encoding efflux RND transporter periplasmic adaptor subunit, whose product MTYRRATGFGLVVTSAALTFVAAAALAQGAPPAPPVQVSAPLAKRVTNWDEYTGRFEASEQVEIRARVSGFLDSLHFRDGDLVSKGDLLFTIDPRPYRLSVDVSRADVARAKAQVELAQNEVERAEGLTQNRTITARDIDQRRANLNSAIGTLQGAEANLKTAELNLEWTQVRAPLSGRISNRRVDPGNLVAGGQSGATLLTTIVAVDPINFVFDTSEADYLRYSRLAGNLRKVTSRNEGSPAEVRLADEREWKRRGKIDFVDNALNARSGTIRGRAVFENKDQFLTPGTFGRLRLFAGEADALLVPDTVIVSDQASKIVLTVGPENKVVPKPVVLGQISDGLRVIREGLAPTDKVIIGGLANPMVRPGGTVTPQPGEIKPTVTN is encoded by the coding sequence ATGACATATCGCCGCGCCACGGGTTTCGGACTCGTCGTCACGTCCGCCGCGCTGACTTTCGTCGCCGCCGCGGCCCTCGCCCAGGGTGCGCCGCCGGCGCCGCCCGTGCAGGTTTCGGCTCCGCTCGCCAAGCGCGTCACCAACTGGGACGAGTATACCGGCCGCTTCGAAGCAAGCGAGCAGGTTGAAATTCGCGCCCGGGTCTCGGGCTTCCTGGATTCCCTGCATTTCCGTGACGGCGATCTCGTCAGCAAGGGCGACCTGCTCTTCACCATCGATCCGCGCCCCTACCGGCTCTCGGTCGATGTCTCGCGCGCCGATGTGGCGCGCGCCAAGGCGCAGGTCGAGCTGGCGCAGAACGAGGTCGAGCGCGCCGAGGGCCTGACCCAGAACCGCACCATCACGGCCCGCGACATCGACCAGCGCCGCGCCAACCTCAACAGCGCGATCGGCACCCTGCAGGGAGCCGAAGCCAACCTCAAGACGGCCGAGCTCAATCTCGAATGGACCCAGGTGCGCGCGCCCCTCTCGGGCCGCATCTCCAACCGGCGCGTCGACCCGGGCAATCTCGTCGCCGGCGGGCAATCGGGGGCGACGCTGCTGACCACGATCGTCGCCGTCGACCCGATCAACTTCGTCTTCGATACCTCCGAGGCCGATTATCTGCGCTATTCGCGGCTGGCTGGAAACCTGCGCAAGGTCACCAGCCGCAACGAGGGCAGCCCAGCCGAGGTGCGCCTGGCGGATGAGCGCGAGTGGAAGCGCAGGGGCAAGATCGACTTTGTCGACAACGCTCTTAACGCCCGCTCCGGCACCATCCGGGGCCGCGCCGTATTCGAGAACAAGGACCAGTTCCTGACGCCTGGCACCTTCGGGCGACTGCGCCTCTTCGCCGGCGAGGCCGATGCCTTGCTCGTGCCCGACACCGTCATCGTCTCCGACCAGGCCAGCAAGATCGTCCTGACCGTCGGCCCCGAGAACAAGGTCGTGCCCAAGCCCGTCGTGCTTGGTCAGATCAGCGATGGCCTGCGCGTCATTCGCGAGGGCCTCGCCCCCACGGACAAGGTCATCATCGGCGGCCTCGCCAACCCGATGGTGCGCCCTGGCGGGACGGTGACGCCACAGCCCGGCGAGATCAAGCCGACCGTTACGAACTGA
- a CDS encoding multidrug efflux RND transporter permease subunit, with protein MFRFAHFFIDRPIFATVLSILLTIAGAIAQRGLPIAEYPEIAPPTVTITASYPGASAEVVASTVAAPIEQEVNGVDDMLYISSQSTGDGRVTISVVFKAGTDVDQAQVLVQNRVSAAEPRLPQDVRTLGLQVRKASPDFLMVIHMLSPDGSRDQQYVSNYTTLNVKDVLTRVDGVGDVQVFGARDYAMRVWLDPAKVAARNLTASDVVSAIRAANIQVAAGAINQPPAKSDGAFQLSVNTLGRLTSIEEFYDIVVRSDADGGTIRVRDIARVELGAQDYLSNSYLDNKEAVAIGVFQRPGSNALAASESLIKTMQTLSKDFPGGLEYRIVYNPTEFIAESVSAVVQTLLEAIVLVVIVVILFLQTWRAAIIPIIAIPVSLVGTFLVMSAVGISFNTISLLALVLAIGIVVDDAIVVVENVERYLAQGMSAKDAAHKTMDEVGGALLAIALVLCAVFIPTAFITGLQGTFYQQFAVTIAASTMISCFVSLTLSPALSAILLKPHSHEEPKGFIAALGAPIRWFFKYFNKGFDWLSRGYGAVTSRLIRVSVLMLLVYAALIAVAGQRLVAIPTGLVPQLDRGYFIAVFQLPAGSSLPRTDAVIRKATDMLLSRPGVAHAVAFAGLDGATFTLAPNAGVAFVTLSDFRERAKAGLTTQGILNDLRTQLFQINEAFSLVIEPPAVPGIGNGGGLKGYVQDRSGRGLAALEGATWAVAGTAGQSPGIQQPFTLFSTKTPQIFADIDRTKAEMLGVPVTRVFETLSVYMGSAYVNDFNILGRTFRVTAQADNPYRLDVRDVAALKTRNADGEMVPIGSVATFSNTTGAYRVPRYNLYPAAEVQLSMARGYSTGQGIAAVEEIAHKVLPSGFGFEWTEIALQEKLAGNTAIIAFGLAVVFVFLLLAALYESWTLPLAVILIVPMCILAAMVGVGYKGFDRNVLVDIGLVVLVGLAAKNAILIVEFAKQAEDEGMNRREAAIAAARTRLRPILMTSLAFILGVLPLTISIGAGAEMRQVLGVAVFSGMIGVTFFGLIFTPAFYVIVRWLAELRGKKKKAVDAPHAPQPTH; from the coding sequence ATGTTCCGTTTCGCGCATTTCTTCATCGACCGGCCGATCTTCGCGACCGTGCTGTCGATCCTTCTGACCATCGCGGGCGCGATCGCCCAGCGCGGTCTGCCGATCGCCGAATATCCCGAGATCGCCCCGCCGACAGTTACGATCACGGCAAGCTATCCCGGCGCCTCGGCCGAGGTCGTCGCCTCGACGGTCGCGGCCCCGATCGAGCAGGAGGTCAACGGCGTCGACGACATGCTCTATATTTCGTCGCAATCGACCGGCGACGGGCGCGTCACGATCTCAGTCGTGTTCAAGGCCGGCACCGATGTCGACCAGGCTCAGGTGCTGGTGCAGAACCGCGTCTCCGCGGCCGAGCCGCGCCTGCCGCAGGATGTGCGCACGCTCGGCCTGCAGGTCCGCAAGGCCTCGCCCGACTTCCTGATGGTCATCCACATGCTGTCGCCCGACGGCTCGCGCGACCAGCAATATGTCTCGAACTACACCACGCTCAACGTCAAGGACGTGCTGACCCGCGTCGACGGCGTCGGCGACGTCCAGGTCTTCGGTGCGCGCGACTACGCGATGCGGGTCTGGCTCGATCCTGCCAAGGTCGCGGCGCGCAACCTGACCGCCAGCGATGTCGTCTCCGCGATCCGCGCCGCCAACATCCAGGTCGCGGCGGGCGCGATCAACCAGCCACCGGCCAAGTCGGACGGCGCCTTCCAGCTGTCAGTCAACACGCTCGGACGCCTCACCAGCATCGAAGAATTCTACGACATCGTCGTGCGCTCCGACGCCGATGGCGGCACGATCCGCGTGCGAGACATCGCTCGCGTCGAACTGGGTGCGCAGGACTATCTGTCGAACTCCTATCTCGACAACAAGGAAGCGGTCGCGATCGGTGTCTTCCAGCGTCCGGGCTCGAACGCGCTGGCGGCCTCCGAATCCCTCATCAAGACGATGCAGACGCTGTCGAAGGACTTCCCCGGCGGGCTCGAATACAGGATCGTCTACAATCCGACGGAGTTCATCGCGGAATCCGTCTCCGCCGTCGTGCAGACGCTGCTCGAGGCGATCGTGCTCGTCGTCATCGTCGTGATTCTGTTCCTGCAGACCTGGCGTGCCGCGATCATCCCGATCATCGCGATCCCGGTTTCGCTGGTCGGCACCTTCCTGGTCATGAGCGCGGTCGGAATCTCGTTCAACACGATCTCGCTGCTGGCGCTCGTGCTGGCGATCGGCATCGTCGTCGACGACGCGATCGTCGTCGTCGAGAATGTCGAGCGCTATCTCGCGCAAGGGATGAGCGCCAAGGACGCTGCGCACAAGACCATGGACGAGGTCGGCGGCGCCCTGCTTGCGATCGCCCTCGTGCTTTGCGCCGTGTTCATCCCGACCGCCTTCATCACCGGCCTGCAAGGCACGTTCTACCAGCAGTTCGCGGTGACCATCGCGGCCTCGACGATGATCTCGTGCTTCGTATCGCTGACGCTGTCGCCGGCCTTGTCGGCGATCCTGCTGAAGCCGCATAGCCATGAGGAGCCGAAGGGCTTCATCGCGGCCCTCGGCGCGCCGATCCGCTGGTTCTTCAAATATTTCAACAAGGGTTTCGACTGGCTCTCGCGCGGGTATGGCGCGGTGACTTCGCGTCTCATTCGCGTCAGCGTCCTGATGCTGCTGGTCTATGCCGCCTTGATAGCGGTCGCCGGCCAGCGCCTCGTTGCAATCCCGACAGGCCTGGTGCCGCAACTCGACCGCGGCTACTTCATCGCCGTCTTCCAGCTTCCCGCAGGCTCCTCCTTGCCGCGAACGGACGCGGTCATCCGCAAGGCGACCGACATGCTGCTGTCGCGGCCCGGCGTCGCCCATGCCGTTGCATTTGCCGGCCTCGACGGCGCGACCTTCACCCTGGCGCCCAATGCCGGCGTCGCCTTCGTCACTCTCTCGGACTTCAGGGAACGAGCCAAGGCTGGCCTGACGACCCAAGGCATCCTCAACGACCTACGCACCCAGCTATTCCAGATCAACGAGGCCTTCTCCCTGGTGATCGAGCCCCCGGCCGTTCCTGGCATCGGCAATGGCGGCGGACTTAAGGGCTACGTCCAGGATCGCAGCGGGCGCGGCCTCGCCGCGCTGGAAGGCGCGACCTGGGCCGTGGCGGGAACCGCAGGGCAGTCTCCGGGCATCCAGCAGCCCTTCACCCTGTTCTCGACCAAGACGCCGCAGATCTTTGCCGATATCGACCGGACCAAGGCGGAAATGCTCGGCGTACCCGTGACCCGCGTGTTCGAGACCCTCTCGGTCTATATGGGCTCGGCTTACGTCAACGATTTCAACATCCTCGGCCGCACCTTCCGGGTGACGGCGCAAGCCGACAACCCCTACCGGCTCGACGTCCGCGACGTCGCCGCCTTGAAGACGCGCAACGCCGATGGCGAGATGGTGCCGATCGGCTCGGTCGCGACCTTCTCCAACACGACCGGCGCCTATCGCGTGCCGCGCTACAACCTCTACCCGGCGGCCGAAGTGCAGCTTTCGATGGCGCGCGGCTACTCGACAGGCCAGGGCATCGCGGCCGTGGAGGAGATCGCGCACAAGGTGCTGCCGTCCGGCTTCGGCTTCGAATGGACCGAGATCGCGCTGCAGGAGAAACTCGCCGGCAACACTGCGATCATCGCGTTTGGCCTCGCCGTCGTCTTCGTCTTCCTGCTGCTGGCGGCGCTGTACGAGAGCTGGACCTTGCCGCTCGCGGTCATCCTGATCGTGCCGATGTGTATTCTCGCGGCGATGGTCGGCGTCGGCTACAAGGGCTTCGACCGCAACGTGCTGGTCGATATCGGTCTCGTCGTGCTCGTCGGCCTCGCCGCGAAGAACGCGATCCTTATCGTCGAGTTCGCCAAGCAGGCGGAAGACGAGGGCATGAACCGGCGTGAGGCCGCGATCGCCGCGGCCAGGACCCGGCTGCGGCCGATCCTGATGACCTCGCTCGCCTTCATCCTCGGCGTGTTGCCCTTGACGATCTCGATCGGCGCCGGCGCGGAGATGCGCCAGGTGCTCGGCGTGGCGGTGTTCTCGGGCATGATCGGCGTGACCTTCTTCGGGCTGATCTTCACTCCTGCCTTCTACGTCATCGTGCGGTGGCTGGCGGAGCTCCGCGGCAAGAAGAAGAAGGCCGTTGACGCGCCTCACGCCCCACAGCCCACGCACTGA
- a CDS encoding chorismate mutase, which translates to MGDRDLLDVPALAGLRQEIDAIDVELVALLRRRLDVVERVLVVKRGDGLPANIPARVEQVVETVRERAQEAGLPPELAETLWRPLIGWTIAYEEGRLTPT; encoded by the coding sequence ATGGGAGACCGCGATCTTCTCGACGTGCCCGCTCTCGCGGGGCTGAGGCAGGAGATCGACGCCATCGATGTCGAGCTCGTCGCGCTGCTGCGCCGGCGGCTCGATGTCGTTGAGCGCGTGCTGGTGGTCAAGCGCGGCGACGGCTTGCCGGCGAACATTCCGGCACGAGTCGAGCAGGTGGTCGAGACCGTCAGGGAAAGGGCCCAGGAGGCGGGCCTTCCGCCGGAACTGGCCGAGACTCTGTGGCGGCCGCTGATCGGCTGGACCATTGCCTATGAGGAAGGTCGCCTGACGCCGACCTGA
- the gatA gene encoding Asp-tRNA(Asn)/Glu-tRNA(Gln) amidotransferase subunit GatA: protein MTDLTRLTLTEARDGLKAKTFSATEITKAHIASVEKARALNAYVLETPEHALKQAAASDAKLAKGEGGPLEGLPLGIKDLFATNGVRTTACSKILGNFVPAYESTVSSQLWRDGAVMLGKLNNDEFAMGSSNETSAFGPVVNPWRRKGSNIGLSSDVGAGATGVIEGAHLVPGGSSGGSASAVAADLCLAATATDTGGSIRQPAAFTGTVGIKPTYGRCSRWGIVAFASSLDQAGPIGKTVRDCAVMLRSMAGHDPKDTTSVDMAVPDYEKAVGRSVKGMKIGIPKEYRLEGLNSEIDALWQKGIDWLRAAGAEIVEISLPHTKYALPAYYIVAPAEASSNLARYDGVRYGLRQQGRDIAEMYEKTRAEGFGAEVKRRIMIGTYVLSAGYYDAYYLRAQKVRTLIKRDFDQAYAAGIDAVLTPATPSAAFGIGEKGSADPVEMYLNDIFTVTVNMAGLPGIAVPAGLDSQGLPLGLQLIGRPFDEETLFSLGQVIEDAAGRFPVSERWWG, encoded by the coding sequence GTGACCGATCTCACCCGCCTGACCCTGACCGAGGCCCGTGATGGGCTGAAGGCGAAGACCTTTTCCGCAACCGAGATCACCAAGGCCCATATCGCCTCGGTCGAGAAGGCGCGCGCGCTCAACGCCTATGTGCTGGAGACGCCCGAGCATGCCCTGAAGCAGGCAGCCGCCTCGGATGCGAAGCTTGCGAAAGGCGAGGGCGGCCCGCTTGAGGGCCTGCCGCTCGGCATCAAGGATCTGTTCGCCACCAATGGCGTACGCACCACGGCGTGCTCGAAGATCCTCGGCAATTTCGTGCCGGCCTATGAATCGACCGTGTCGAGCCAGCTCTGGCGCGACGGCGCGGTCATGCTCGGCAAGCTCAACAACGACGAATTCGCCATGGGCTCGTCGAACGAGACCTCGGCCTTCGGCCCCGTGGTCAATCCGTGGCGGCGCAAAGGTTCTAACATCGGACTGAGCTCGGATGTCGGGGCAGGGGCGACGGGTGTGATCGAGGGCGCCCATCTCGTTCCCGGCGGATCGTCCGGCGGCTCTGCCTCGGCCGTTGCGGCCGACCTTTGCCTGGCTGCGACCGCGACCGATACCGGCGGCTCGATCCGCCAGCCCGCCGCCTTCACCGGCACGGTCGGCATCAAGCCGACCTATGGCCGCTGCTCGCGCTGGGGCATCGTCGCCTTCGCCTCCTCGCTCGACCAGGCCGGGCCGATCGGCAAGACGGTGCGCGACTGCGCCGTGATGCTGCGCTCCATGGCGGGCCACGATCCCAAGGACACGACCTCGGTCGATATGGCCGTGCCGGATTATGAGAAGGCCGTTGGCCGCTCCGTGAAGGGCATGAAGATCGGCATTCCCAAGGAATATCGGCTCGAAGGGCTCAATTCCGAGATCGACGCGCTCTGGCAGAAGGGCATCGACTGGCTGAGGGCGGCTGGCGCCGAGATCGTCGAGATCTCGCTGCCGCATACGAAATACGCCCTGCCAGCCTATTACATCGTTGCCCCGGCCGAGGCCTCGTCCAATCTCGCGCGCTATGACGGCGTGCGCTACGGCCTGCGCCAGCAGGGCCGCGACATCGCCGAGATGTATGAGAAGACCCGCGCCGAAGGCTTCGGCGCCGAGGTCAAGCGCCGCATCATGATCGGCACCTATGTGCTCTCGGCCGGCTATTACGATGCCTATTACCTGCGCGCCCAGAAGGTCCGCACCCTGATCAAGCGCGATTTCGACCAGGCCTATGCGGCCGGCATCGACGCCGTGCTGACGCCGGCGACGCCGTCGGCGGCTTTCGGCATCGGCGAGAAGGGTTCGGCCGACCCGGTCGAGATGTATCTCAACGACATCTTCACGGTGACGGTGAACATGGCCGGCCTGCCCGGCATCGCCGTGCCGGCAGGGCTGGACAGCCAGGGGCTGCCGCTCGGCCTTCAGCTCATCGGCCGGCCTTTCGACGAGGAGACGCTGTTCTCGCTCGGGCAGGTGATCGAGGACGCGGCCGGGCGTTTCCCTGTGAGCGAGCGCTGGTGGGGCTGA
- the gatC gene encoding Asp-tRNA(Asn)/Glu-tRNA(Gln) amidotransferase subunit GatC: MSVDLATVKRVAHLARIAVPEADLPKLQGELNAILGFVEQLNEVDVAGVEPLTSVTPMAMKLRADIVNDGEIADTIVANAPASEDNYFMVPKVIE, encoded by the coding sequence ATGTCGGTCGACCTCGCCACCGTCAAGCGCGTCGCGCATCTCGCGCGCATTGCCGTTCCGGAAGCCGATCTGCCCAAGCTGCAAGGCGAGCTCAACGCGATCCTCGGCTTCGTCGAGCAGTTGAACGAGGTCGATGTCGCGGGCGTCGAGCCGCTGACCTCGGTGACGCCGATGGCGATGAAGCTGCGGGCCGACATCGTGAATGACGGCGAGATCGCCGATACGATCGTCGCCAACGCGCCCGCCTCCGAAGACAATTATTTCATGGTGCCGAAGGTGATCGAATGA
- a CDS encoding metal-dependent hydrolase: MKLTWYGHSAFRAEIDGAVILIDPFFTGNPAFEGDIAAISQGVSHIVVTHGHGDHVGDTLAIAEKTGATVITNYDLAMHLASNGLKNFQPMNTGGSVDLGPFSVTLVRADHSAGMGEGGVNVPVGNANGAIIKARGEKTLWHMGDTDIFSDMALLAEIHGVEACICPIGDRFTMGGKVAALAMTRFVKPKLAIPCHYGTFPIIDANADAFLAGLKGSAVEALVPKKGEAVSL, encoded by the coding sequence ATGAAACTCACCTGGTACGGCCATTCCGCCTTTCGCGCCGAGATCGACGGCGCCGTCATCCTGATCGATCCCTTCTTCACCGGGAATCCGGCTTTCGAGGGCGACATCGCGGCGATCTCGCAGGGCGTGAGTCACATCGTCGTCACCCACGGCCATGGCGACCATGTTGGCGACACGCTCGCCATCGCCGAGAAGACCGGCGCGACGGTCATCACCAACTACGATCTCGCCATGCATCTGGCTTCGAACGGGTTGAAGAACTTCCAGCCGATGAACACCGGCGGCAGCGTCGATCTCGGCCCGTTCAGCGTGACGCTGGTGCGGGCCGATCATTCGGCCGGCATGGGCGAAGGCGGCGTCAACGTGCCCGTCGGCAATGCCAATGGCGCGATCATCAAGGCCAGGGGTGAGAAGACGCTCTGGCACATGGGCGACACCGACATCTTCTCCGACATGGCGCTGCTTGCCGAGATCCACGGCGTCGAAGCCTGTATCTGCCCGATCGGAGACCGCTTCACCATGGGCGGCAAGGTCGCGGCGCTCGCCATGACCCGCTTCGTCAAGCCGAAACTCGCGATTCCCTGCCATTACGGCACCTTCCCGATCATCGACGCCAATGCCGATGCGTTCCTGGCGGGATTGAAGGGCAGCGCGGTCGAGGCGCTGGTGCCGAAGAAGGGCGAAGCGGTTTCGCTTTGA
- a CDS encoding GIY-YIG nuclease family protein produces the protein MWVYLLASKKGGTLYVGVTNSLSRRILEHREGRGSEFASHYRALRLVYAEHYEIPEEAIAQEKRIKHWRRSWKIELIERANPDWNDLYPTTHLD, from the coding sequence ATGTGGGTCTATCTTCTCGCGAGCAAGAAAGGCGGCACGCTTTACGTGGGCGTGACCAATTCGTTGTCGCGTCGCATTCTGGAGCACCGAGAAGGGCGAGGCTCAGAATTCGCCAGCCACTACCGAGCGTTGCGCCTCGTCTACGCCGAGCATTACGAAATACCCGAGGAAGCCATTGCGCAGGAAAAGCGCATCAAGCATTGGCGCCGAAGCTGGAAGATCGAACTGATAGAGCGCGCCAATCCCGATTGGAATGATCTATACCCCACGACGCATCTCGATTGA
- the ade gene encoding adenine deaminase, with amino-acid sequence MTDAATLARRIAQGRGDEPADLVIRGARLLDLVTGGLIETDIALCGDTIVGTCGSYQGKAEFDATGLIAVPGFIDTHLHVESSLVTPLEFERCVLPHGVTTAICDPHEIANVLGVEGIRYFLACAEAMRMDLRVQLSSCVPATHLETAGARLEAPDLVALMDHPKVIGLAEFMNFPGLLHRDPGCLAKLEAFSHRHIDGHAPLVRGMDLNGYLSAGIRTDHETTTADEAREKLAKGMAILIREGSVSKDLHALIPLISRDASPFLAFCTDDRNPLDIAEEGHLDYMIRTAIAHGADVLATYRVATLSAARNFGLFDRGFIGPGKRADIVLLDDLAACRPKIVFAGGWLVEDALFADRIPVAPVGLGSVKNRPLTPADFKATARQGETPVIGVVPGRIITERLSMALPSRDGEALPDLAQDAVKVTVIERHGKSGGIATGFVHGFGMKHGAIASSVGHDSHNLCVVGVDEASMAAAANRLIEIGGGFAVADGGVVTAELALPVAGLMSDRPFEVVRHGLEDLRAAAKALGVVLAEPFLQVAFLTLPVIPHLKITDKGLVDVDKFDFV; translated from the coding sequence ATGACCGACGCCGCAACCCTCGCCCGCCGGATTGCCCAGGGACGCGGCGACGAGCCGGCCGACCTCGTCATCCGCGGTGCGCGGCTCCTCGACCTCGTCACGGGCGGCCTGATCGAGACCGATATCGCGCTCTGCGGCGACACCATCGTCGGCACCTGCGGCTCCTATCAGGGCAAGGCCGAGTTCGACGCGACCGGCCTCATCGCCGTGCCGGGCTTCATCGACACGCATCTGCATGTCGAATCCTCGCTGGTGACGCCGCTCGAATTCGAGCGCTGCGTGCTGCCCCATGGCGTGACGACCGCGATTTGCGATCCACATGAGATTGCCAATGTGTTGGGCGTCGAGGGCATCCGTTATTTCCTGGCCTGCGCCGAGGCGATGCGCATGGATCTGCGCGTCCAGCTCTCGAGCTGTGTGCCGGCGACCCATCTGGAGACGGCCGGCGCGCGGCTGGAAGCGCCCGATCTGGTCGCCTTGATGGACCACCCCAAGGTCATCGGGCTGGCCGAGTTCATGAATTTTCCGGGCCTGCTGCATCGCGATCCCGGCTGCCTCGCCAAGCTGGAGGCCTTTTCGCACCGCCATATCGACGGCCACGCGCCGCTTGTGCGCGGGATGGATCTCAACGGCTATCTCTCGGCCGGCATCCGCACCGACCACGAAACCACGACGGCCGACGAGGCCCGCGAAAAGCTCGCCAAGGGCATGGCCATCCTGATCCGCGAAGGCTCGGTCTCGAAGGACCTGCATGCGCTGATCCCGCTGATCAGCCGCGACGCCTCGCCCTTCCTCGCCTTCTGCACCGATGACCGCAACCCGCTCGACATCGCCGAGGAAGGCCATCTCGACTACATGATCCGCACCGCCATCGCCCATGGCGCGGATGTGCTGGCAACCTACCGCGTCGCGACGCTCTCGGCCGCGCGGAATTTCGGTCTGTTCGATCGCGGCTTCATCGGGCCGGGCAAACGCGCCGACATCGTGCTACTCGACGACCTCGCGGCCTGCCGCCCGAAGATCGTCTTCGCCGGCGGCTGGCTGGTCGAGGATGCGCTGTTTGCGGATCGCATCCCGGTTGCGCCTGTCGGGCTCGGCAGTGTCAAAAATCGGCCGCTCACGCCGGCGGATTTCAAGGCGACGGCGCGCCAAGGCGAAACACCGGTGATCGGCGTCGTGCCCGGCCGCATCATCACCGAGCGACTGAGCATGGCGCTGCCCTCACGCGACGGCGAAGCGCTACCCGATCTGGCGCAGGACGCGGTCAAGGTCACGGTGATCGAGCGCCACGGCAAATCCGGCGGCATCGCCACCGGCTTCGTCCATGGCTTCGGCATGAAGCATGGCGCCATCGCCTCGTCGGTCGGCCATGACAGCCACAATCTCTGCGTCGTCGGCGTGGACGAGGCCTCCATGGCCGCCGCTGCCAACCGATTGATCGAAATCGGCGGAGGATTCGCCGTCGCCGATGGGGGCGTCGTGACGGCCGAGCTGGCGCTGCCGGTCGCCGGGCTGATGAGCGACCGGCCTTTCGAGGTTGTCAGGCATGGCCTCGAAGATTTGCGCGCCGCCGCCAAGGCGCTCGGCGTCGTGCTGGCGGAGCCCTTCCTGCAAGTGGCCTTCCTGACGCTGCCGGTGATCCCGCATCTCAAGATCACCGATAAGGGGCTGGTCGATGTCGACAAGTTCGACTTTGTGTAA